A portion of the Sabethes cyaneus chromosome 3, idSabCyanKW18_F2, whole genome shotgun sequence genome contains these proteins:
- the LOC128739466 gene encoding uncharacterized protein LOC128739466, protein MRTRIAACQYATEDAIKPIILPRKHCITSLIVTHYHNKYHHQNHETVINELRQRYQISCIRSCLNQIRKDCQRCKNENAAPNPPLMADLPPGRLAAFSRPFTHTGIDYFGPIEVAVGRRTEKRWGMLATCLTVRAVHIEVVYSLTTSSCIIAIRSFIARRGQPRQFYSDRGTNFIGAQRELKRLEDVIDHDEIMKEFTSEETEWVFNPPQAPHMGGSWERLIRTVKRNLMAVCITKKPSDEVLRNTLIEIENVVNSRPLTFVPTDNDSAPALTPNHFLLGSSNGVKPLVISCDSGLALKQNWCTSQILANIFWKRWITDYLPEITRRSKWFHPVNPIVVGDVVIIVDHKLPRNCWPKGRVICATISRDNQVRVATVRTNVGVYQRPVTQLAIMDVQRVEL, encoded by the coding sequence ATGAGAACCCGTATCGCAGCCTGCCAGTACGCCACTGAAGACGCGATCAAACCCATCATCCTACCACGTAAACACTGCATTACTAGCTTAATCGTAACGCACTATCACAATAAATACCACCATCAAAACCACGAAACGGTGATAAACGAATTGCGACAGAGATACCAAATTAGCTGCATACGTTCGTGCTTAAACCAAATTCGCAAAGACTGTCAAAGATGCAAGAACGAAAATGCAGCACCGAATCCTCCATTGATGGCAGACTTACCACCTGGTCGACTGGCAGCATTCTCACGTCCATTCACACACACAGGCATCGACTACTTTGGGCCAATTGAAGTTGCCGTTGGCAGGAGAACCGAAAAACGTTGGGGAATGCTAGCCACATGCTTGACTGTTCGGGCAGTACATATTGAAGTAGTCTACTCATTGACCACTAGTTCTTGTATCATCGCAATTCGCAGCTTTATAGCTCGTCGTGGACAACCTCGACAATTTTATAGTGATCGGGGAACTAACTTTATCGGAGCGCAGCGGGAGTTGAAGAGACTTGAAGACGTGATCGATCATGACGAGATCATGAAGGAATTTACCAGCGAGGAGACCGAATGGGTATTCAATCCTCCACAAGCACCACACATGGGAGGAAGCTGGGAACGGCTAATTCGCACAGTGAAGAGAAACCTGATGGCCGTCTGCATAACAAAGAAACCGTCCGATGAAGTGCTCCGCAATACTCTAATCGAGATAGAAAACGTGGTGAACTCTCGGCCACTCACGTTCGTGCCAACAGATAACGACTCTGCCCCGGCTCTCACCCCAAATCATTTCCTCCTTGGGTCGTCTAACGGCGTAAAACCGCTTGTTATAAGCTGCGACAGCGGACTCGCTCTCAAGCAAAACTGGTGTACCTCTCAGATTCTCGCGAATATATTCTGGAAACGGTGGATTACAGATTATCTACCGGAAATTACTCGTCGGTCGAAATGGTTTCATCCTGTGAACCCAATCGTTGTTGGAGACGTCGTGATCATCGTGGACCACAAGCTACCGCGCAACTGCTGGCCGAAAGGGCGGGTCATCTGCGCTACCATTAGCCGGGATAACCAAGTCCGTGTTGCAACCGTACGGACGAATGTTGGGGTCTATCAACGGCCAGTCACACAACTGGCGATTATGGATGTTCAGCGCGTTGAACTGTAA